The following nucleotide sequence is from Oceanispirochaeta sp..
CCCCGGCAGGCCGGATTCTGACGCCTGAGGAGCTGATCCTTTCACTGGTACCCCCTGCCGGGAGGGGCGTTTTATGAGAGACTTTGACATTCTGCAGAACCTGTCTCTGGGGCAGTACACACCGGGGGACTCGCTGATTCATGCATTGAATCCCGCTCTGAAGATTGCCGCACTGGTCATGGGAATGGTCATGGTGTTTCTCTCCGCTTTGTTTCCCCAGATGTTTCTGTTGTTTCTGCTGCTGGTCTTCATTGCAAAGCTGTCAGGACAGAAGCCGGGAGCTCTCCTCAGAGGAGTCCGACCGGTGCTTCCCTTTCTTCTGGTCATTGCCCTTATTCAGATGTTTTTTATACCCCGGAGCTATGAAAGCTCTGCTTTATTGACTCTCTTTCAATTTGAGCTCCACTCGGAGGATCTTCTCTTCACGGGGAAATTGTTCGGCCGCTTCTTCTGTCTTTTTCTGCTGTTTACCCTGTTTACGTCGGTGACAACCGTATCTGAAATAAGCCATGGGGCTGAAATCCTTTTTAGGCCGATAGGTAAGAAGAAGGGATGGTCCCATGACCTGTCACTGGTGATCACCATTACAGTCCGTTACATACCGATCCAGGCGATGGAAGCGGAACATATTACCAAGGCACAGGCCTCTCGGGGTGGCTCCTTCGGGACCTGGAAAATGGGACTCTTCAAGAAACTTCGCCTCTATATTCCCCTACTGGTCCCCCTTTTTGTAGCCGCTCTAGAACGGGCTGAAATTCTGGTGGAAGCCATGGAGGCCAGGTGCTATGAACCGGGACAGGAAAGAGGCCGCCTGGCCGAATACCCCTGGACAAGGAGAGACCTGACGGCTCTCATCCTTATTGTTTTAGGATTTTTACTGCTGATTTTCAGCAGATTTATATAACTCTTTTGGAGGAACTTATGTCTGATTCTAATCGTACCCGCAAGATTGTCGTCACCGCCGTGATGGCTGCCATTTCTGTGGTCCTGGGAGCAACACGTCTGGGATATATTCCCTGGTTTTCCGGAGCGTCTCTGACCATCATGCACGTCCCGGTCATCATCGGTGCCATTTTAGAGGGCCCTGTAGTCGGAATGATCATCGGTTTGATCTTTGGTATTTTCAGCTTAATTCAGGCGGCGGTCTCTCCTACGGGACCTGTGGATGTGTTCTTTGTGAATCCGCTGATCTCCGTGCTGCCCCGAATTCTGATCGGTTTGATTAGCTGGCTTGTCTTCAGGGCATTCCGGGGGAAATTCCTCTCCTTATCGACAATTCTGGCATCTCTGGCCGGGAGCCTGACTAATACAATCCTTGTTCTGGGTGCTCTGGGAATTGCCGGGGCCCTCCCCTGGGAGCTGATCGGCGCTATCGTCGTCGCCAATGGGCTGGCCGAAGCCGGAGCCGCCGCCGTGATCTGTACGGCCGTGATTCTCTCCTGGCAGTCTGTGGATTCCCGAGGGAAGAAATCCAAACTGGATGATCTGAAGGAAGATGATAATGCTGCTGGCCGTTGATGTAGGGAATACCAATATCGTTCTGGGCATTCATGACGGAGAGGCCTGGAGAAATCACTGGAGAATCAGTACGGATACCTCCAAAATGCCTGACGAGTATGGTGTTCTGGTCCGTGATCTCCTCCGTGAAGGAGATGTGAACCGGAATTCCATCACCCAGGCTGTCATCAGTTCGGTTGTCCCCGGACTCACAGGCAAGATACGGGAGATGATCTATCAGATGACGGGTTTTGAACCCCTCATCGTCGGCCCCGGGGTCAAAACGGGTCTAAAGATTCTCATTGAGAATCCTGCCGAACTGGGAACAGACATCGTCTGTAACTCCGTGGCGGCTTATAACAGAATTCAGGGGAACTGCATCGTTGTCGATTTCGGGACAGCCCTGACCTTTACGGCCATCCGGGAACCCGGCGAGATCCTGGGTGTGTCTATTGCTCCCGGTCTTCAGGCTGCCGCCGAGGCCCTGTCGGAACATACGGCCCAACTGCCTCAGGTCTGGCTGGAACCCCCTCTTAAGGCCATCGGCACGAATACCATCAAATCCATCCAGTCCGGCGTGGTTTTGGGTTATACAGGGCTGGTTGAAGCACTGATCGACCGCATGAAGGCCGAGTTGGGCGGGTCCGCCTCTGTCATTGCCACCGGGGGCAGGG
It contains:
- a CDS encoding ECF transporter S component; the encoded protein is MSDSNRTRKIVVTAVMAAISVVLGATRLGYIPWFSGASLTIMHVPVIIGAILEGPVVGMIIGLIFGIFSLIQAAVSPTGPVDVFFVNPLISVLPRILIGLISWLVFRAFRGKFLSLSTILASLAGSLTNTILVLGALGIAGALPWELIGAIVVANGLAEAGAAAVICTAVILSWQSVDSRGKKSKLDDLKEDDNAAGR
- a CDS encoding energy-coupling factor transporter transmembrane protein EcfT — encoded protein: MRDFDILQNLSLGQYTPGDSLIHALNPALKIAALVMGMVMVFLSALFPQMFLLFLLLVFIAKLSGQKPGALLRGVRPVLPFLLVIALIQMFFIPRSYESSALLTLFQFELHSEDLLFTGKLFGRFFCLFLLFTLFTSVTTVSEISHGAEILFRPIGKKKGWSHDLSLVITITVRYIPIQAMEAEHITKAQASRGGSFGTWKMGLFKKLRLYIPLLVPLFVAALERAEILVEAMEARCYEPGQERGRLAEYPWTRRDLTALILIVLGFLLLIFSRFI
- a CDS encoding type III pantothenate kinase; protein product: MLLAVDVGNTNIVLGIHDGEAWRNHWRISTDTSKMPDEYGVLVRDLLREGDVNRNSITQAVISSVVPGLTGKIREMIYQMTGFEPLIVGPGVKTGLKILIENPAELGTDIVCNSVAAYNRIQGNCIVVDFGTALTFTAIREPGEILGVSIAPGLQAAAEALSEHTAQLPQVWLEPPLKAIGTNTIKSIQSGVVLGYTGLVEALIDRMKAELGGSASVIATGGR